In Zingiber officinale cultivar Zhangliang chromosome 1A, Zo_v1.1, whole genome shotgun sequence, a genomic segment contains:
- the LOC122038969 gene encoding uncharacterized protein LOC122038969, with amino-acid sequence MSEWLRRQTRNLLGFACAVMAEEATDGGVNKATPPLTRYDLDPKLDACLDLSIRRLLYSSLAGASAAVLFFRSRTTRWATVAFSAGAGVGSAYTECSYILNGYLPKWPAYKVEK; translated from the exons ATGTCCGAGTGGTTAAGGAGACAGACTCGAAATCTGTTGGGCTTTGCCTGCGCAG TCATGGCGGAAGAGGCCACTGATGGCGGCGTCAATAAGGCTACGCCACCACTTACGCGCTACGATTTGGACCCCAAGTTGGACGCATGCCTAGACCTCTCTATCCGCCGTCTCCTTTACTCCTCCCTCGCTGGTGCCTCTGCTGCCGTCCTCTTCTTCA GGAGTCGAACTACAAGATGGGCAACTGTTGCTTTTAGTGCTGGTGCAGGAGTTGGATCAGCATACACTGAATGCTCTTACATTCTCAATGGTTATTTGCCAAAATGGCCAGCTTATAAG GTTGAAAAGTAA